One stretch of Stigmatella aurantiaca DNA includes these proteins:
- a CDS encoding DofB protein, which yields MGTAFKAGLIDRVFFARYVRPPARDDVAQLETQLAEARERLGQPLLYVASIVATVKVPNLEERTHLNLLLATVRKYSEVVHLVIEGSELQNSLQRVIISGMLIVTRTYDDGLAVHKSVTATTSDLSERLHRDAAPLIQEARDRGLVL from the coding sequence ATGGGCACGGCATTCAAGGCAGGCCTCATCGACCGCGTCTTCTTCGCGCGATACGTCCGGCCCCCGGCCCGGGACGATGTCGCCCAGCTCGAAACCCAGCTCGCCGAGGCGCGCGAGCGCCTGGGGCAGCCACTGCTCTACGTGGCCTCCATCGTGGCGACGGTGAAGGTGCCCAACCTCGAGGAGCGCACCCACCTCAACCTGCTGCTGGCCACCGTGCGCAAGTACTCCGAGGTGGTGCACCTGGTCATCGAGGGCTCGGAGCTCCAGAACAGCCTTCAGCGCGTCATCATCTCCGGCATGCTCATCGTCACCCGGACGTATGACGATGGGCTCGCGGTGCACAAGTCCGTCACCGCCACCACGAGCGATCTGTCCGAGCGGCTCCATCGCGACGCGGCGCCGCTCATCCAGGAGGCGCGCGACCGGGGCCTCGTGCTCTGA
- a CDS encoding GNAT family N-acetyltransferase, with amino-acid sequence MQVPVLTTERLELVSLSKAFLAASLAGERAQAERLGGFQLPPAWPGTHEPLLRLRLEDLEGDASLQPWLLRALVRPGPGRLMVGYVNFHGAPDARGALELGYEVFPEHRRQGYAGETVRAMIAWAQREHGIRHFVASVSPGNAPSLAMVRKLGFTQTGSRWDEVDGEELVFEHLTG; translated from the coding sequence ATGCAGGTTCCGGTCCTCACCACCGAGCGGTTGGAGTTGGTCTCCCTGTCGAAGGCCTTCCTGGCCGCGTCCCTCGCTGGGGAGCGGGCCCAGGCGGAGAGGCTCGGAGGCTTTCAGCTCCCCCCGGCGTGGCCGGGGACGCATGAGCCCCTGCTGCGCCTGCGCCTGGAGGACCTGGAGGGGGACGCATCACTCCAGCCCTGGCTGCTGCGGGCCCTGGTGCGGCCCGGGCCCGGGCGCCTCATGGTGGGGTATGTGAACTTCCACGGCGCCCCGGATGCCCGGGGGGCCTTGGAGCTGGGCTACGAGGTGTTTCCGGAGCACCGCCGCCAGGGCTACGCGGGGGAGACGGTGCGCGCGATGATCGCCTGGGCCCAGCGGGAGCACGGCATCCGCCACTTCGTGGCCTCGGTGAGCCCTGGCAACGCGCCCTCCCTGGCCATGGTGCGCAAGCTCGGCTTCACGCAGACGGGCTCCCGGTGGGACGAGGTGGACGGTGAGGAGCTCGTCTTCGAGCACCTCACCGGCTGA
- a CDS encoding tenascin-X, producing the protein MGRRTMQGGAAQALLLMGLLAAVAGAGCRDNPPLVGASGRLRLSAGSVTFPPSYAGQTREETVRVLNAGRSPLSVTWTRVEAPFTVEGLPERLAAGEAPVRIRFAPAAVGTYSATLVGTSPEGGTVSLAISGEARPPPECPAPGTCFRATFDVATERCVAVALEDGTECDPGNECVLNGRCLGGQCQGQERVCDDGNACTTDVCNPLDGCTAVPAPPCPGDGQCRVGVCDPATGCGLAKAVDGTFCGAQRGCDVADVCVEGACVVRDLPDGFVCAPSTPCQEEGRCQGPVCARPAALALEPDWRYDAAEWSRNLHDLMVWPDGSVTLSGFFSSPLLDATGEFPVSAQGTGRRCMLWNDRLLCMDYPQQGTVSLLERHTGVPRWTFTLTEARPDLAAQATTMFMARLAVMAPDRLAALFEAYPANSAQDTQCRVYFLVVLDAKGGLVSGKLLEDPLLSVCNHPHPFGLVSNTEGDLFVAFSPTVNTGAPLEAGAPTLLLAYSADGVERWRRMLPMAGGELGTVRGLLLPEYASTPLSTQDGTELGTVAELGRAVATRNVLVPSPAGTTVNPEGGEAASSELKGYAVPGLDPLWTYALPGGQRFTSKEVRLADTLPWGAQGPETLVLGFASAGTTPTLVGVRTRDGSEAFQCPLSYKPRSVQQLFELGPESLVMMDGSNTCGQCDPPFSTSQARFQRFPLKGLRPTAAPWPGTFGGPGHGHHELPVSEAP; encoded by the coding sequence ATGGGACGCAGGACGATGCAGGGTGGGGCAGCCCAGGCGCTGCTCCTCATGGGGCTCCTGGCCGCGGTGGCGGGCGCAGGCTGCCGCGACAACCCCCCGCTGGTGGGCGCCTCGGGCCGGCTGCGGCTGTCCGCAGGCTCGGTGACGTTCCCCCCCTCCTATGCCGGGCAGACGCGCGAGGAGACCGTGCGGGTGCTCAACGCGGGCCGCTCGCCCCTGAGCGTGACGTGGACGCGGGTGGAGGCGCCCTTCACGGTGGAGGGCCTGCCGGAGCGGCTGGCCGCGGGCGAGGCCCCGGTCCGGATCCGCTTCGCCCCTGCGGCGGTGGGCACCTACTCCGCCACGCTCGTGGGCACCTCGCCGGAAGGGGGCACGGTGTCGCTGGCGATCTCGGGCGAGGCCCGGCCCCCGCCCGAGTGCCCCGCGCCTGGGACGTGCTTCCGCGCCACCTTCGATGTGGCCACGGAGCGGTGCGTGGCGGTGGCCCTGGAGGACGGGACAGAGTGCGATCCGGGCAACGAGTGCGTGCTGAACGGCCGCTGCCTGGGGGGCCAGTGCCAGGGCCAGGAGCGGGTGTGTGACGACGGCAACGCCTGCACGACGGATGTGTGCAACCCGCTGGATGGGTGCACCGCCGTGCCCGCGCCGCCCTGCCCCGGGGATGGCCAGTGCCGGGTGGGCGTGTGCGATCCGGCCACGGGCTGTGGGCTCGCCAAGGCGGTGGACGGCACCTTCTGCGGCGCCCAGCGCGGGTGTGACGTGGCGGACGTGTGCGTGGAGGGGGCGTGCGTGGTGAGGGATCTGCCGGACGGCTTCGTCTGCGCGCCCAGCACCCCGTGCCAGGAGGAGGGCCGCTGCCAGGGGCCCGTCTGCGCGCGGCCCGCCGCGCTCGCGCTGGAGCCGGACTGGCGGTACGACGCGGCCGAGTGGAGCCGGAACCTGCACGACCTCATGGTGTGGCCGGATGGGAGCGTGACGCTGTCGGGCTTCTTCTCCAGCCCGCTCTTGGATGCGACGGGGGAGTTTCCGGTGAGCGCGCAGGGCACGGGCCGGCGCTGCATGCTGTGGAACGATCGGCTCCTGTGCATGGACTATCCGCAGCAGGGCACGGTGTCCCTGCTGGAGCGGCACACGGGCGTGCCCCGGTGGACCTTCACCCTGACGGAGGCGCGGCCAGACCTGGCGGCCCAGGCGACGACGATGTTCATGGCCCGGCTGGCGGTGATGGCGCCGGACCGGCTGGCGGCGCTCTTCGAGGCGTACCCGGCGAACTCGGCGCAGGACACGCAGTGCCGGGTGTACTTCCTGGTGGTGCTGGACGCGAAGGGCGGGCTCGTCTCGGGCAAGCTGCTGGAGGATCCGCTCCTGTCCGTGTGCAACCACCCCCACCCCTTCGGCCTGGTGTCGAACACGGAGGGGGACTTGTTCGTGGCCTTCTCCCCGACGGTGAACACGGGGGCGCCCCTGGAGGCCGGCGCGCCCACGCTGCTCCTGGCGTACTCGGCGGATGGCGTGGAGCGCTGGCGGCGGATGCTGCCCATGGCCGGGGGCGAGCTGGGCACGGTGCGCGGGCTGCTCCTGCCCGAGTACGCCTCCACACCGCTGAGCACGCAGGACGGCACGGAGCTGGGCACGGTGGCGGAGCTGGGCCGGGCGGTGGCCACGCGAAATGTGCTGGTGCCCAGCCCCGCGGGGACCACCGTGAACCCCGAGGGGGGCGAGGCGGCCTCCTCCGAGCTGAAGGGCTACGCGGTGCCAGGGTTGGATCCCCTGTGGACGTACGCCCTGCCCGGAGGGCAGCGCTTCACCTCGAAGGAGGTGCGGCTGGCGGACACGCTGCCGTGGGGCGCGCAGGGCCCGGAGACGCTGGTGCTGGGCTTCGCCTCGGCGGGCACCACGCCCACGCTCGTGGGGGTGCGGACGCGGGATGGCTCGGAGGCGTTCCAGTGTCCGCTGTCCTATAAACCGCGCTCGGTGCAGCAGCTCTTCGAGCTGGGGCCGGAGAGCCTGGTGATGATGGATGGCTCGAACACGTGCGGGCAGTGCGATCCGCCCTTCTCCACCAGCCAGGCCCGCTTCCAGCGCTTCCCCCTCAAGGGGCTGCGGCCCACGGCGGCCCCCTGGCCGGGCACCTTCGGGGGGCCGGGCCACGGGCACCACGAGCTGCCGGTGAGCGAAGCGCCCTGA